A region from the Hypericibacter adhaerens genome encodes:
- a CDS encoding ABC transporter substrate-binding protein has protein sequence MRIIDSLKRAGLAAALFSALGAGAAAADGLGSAYDPASAGKATLTIWWLGNQEVPGIEDWMKESIAAYQKKYPNITVNTVLQSTDTYTTTQATACKGGTGPDLWYNWGGIWSLEQVWGGCTVPNEEALSAEDIKAVPTTASTRWSGKTWLYPVDARIYPIIYNKGLFKKAGLDPAKPPQSWADFIAAADKLKKAGIDPLVVGLKDGFGGEMLAAAFQAQVYTVPELLQMVIDGDFTSAQWKSWIDKVVELKPYFNNDTNSINFADGLGRFQQGQAAMIFAAPGFQQMIVEMEKGGAEVGVMKVPVFGSGKEAGLLYMDTPGFQVTSFAQNKALAGNFLAFLHTPDRMKALYANVGDLPNDSRWDTSQIERPTDKQLMEWSKDGVSFYRANFYPTDLDVNGNFVVFQGILGGDMTADQAAATYQDVITKWRSLHGDEIGNYKSWASSAQ, from the coding sequence ATGCGAATCATCGACAGCCTGAAGCGCGCCGGCTTGGCGGCCGCTTTGTTCTCCGCGCTCGGCGCGGGTGCCGCCGCGGCCGACGGGCTCGGCAGTGCCTATGACCCGGCTTCCGCCGGCAAGGCCACGCTCACCATCTGGTGGCTGGGCAACCAGGAGGTTCCCGGCATCGAGGACTGGATGAAGGAATCGATCGCCGCCTACCAGAAGAAATACCCCAACATCACGGTGAACACGGTCCTGCAGTCGACCGACACCTACACCACGACCCAGGCCACCGCTTGCAAGGGCGGCACCGGCCCCGACCTCTGGTACAACTGGGGCGGCATCTGGTCGCTCGAGCAGGTCTGGGGCGGCTGCACCGTGCCGAACGAGGAGGCGCTGAGCGCGGAGGACATCAAGGCCGTGCCGACCACCGCCTCGACGCGCTGGTCGGGCAAGACCTGGCTCTACCCGGTCGATGCCCGCATCTATCCCATCATCTACAACAAGGGCCTGTTCAAGAAGGCGGGCCTCGATCCGGCCAAGCCGCCGCAGAGCTGGGCCGACTTCATCGCCGCGGCCGACAAGCTCAAGAAGGCCGGCATCGATCCGCTGGTCGTCGGCCTCAAGGACGGCTTCGGCGGCGAGATGCTGGCGGCCGCCTTCCAGGCGCAGGTCTATACCGTGCCCGAGCTGCTGCAGATGGTGATCGACGGCGATTTCACCTCGGCGCAGTGGAAGTCCTGGATCGACAAGGTCGTCGAGCTCAAGCCCTACTTCAACAACGACACCAACTCGATCAATTTCGCCGACGGGCTCGGCCGCTTCCAGCAGGGCCAGGCGGCCATGATCTTCGCGGCACCCGGCTTCCAGCAGATGATCGTCGAAATGGAGAAGGGCGGCGCCGAGGTCGGCGTCATGAAGGTGCCGGTGTTCGGCTCGGGCAAGGAGGCCGGCCTGCTCTATATGGACACGCCGGGCTTCCAGGTGACGAGCTTCGCCCAGAACAAGGCACTCGCCGGCAACTTCCTCGCCTTCCTCCACACGCCGGACCGGATGAAGGCGCTCTATGCGAATGTCGGCGACCTGCCGAACGATTCGCGCTGGGACACCTCGCAGATCGAGCGGCCGACCGACAAGCAGCTCATGGAATGGTCGAAGGACGGCGTCAGCTTCTACCGCGCCAACTTCTACCCGACCGATCTCGACGTGAACGGCAATTTCGTCGTGTTCCAGGGCATCCTGGGCGGCGACATGACGGCCGACCAGGCAGCCGCCACCTATCAGGACGTGATCACCAAGTGGCGCAGCCTGCATGGCGACGAGATCGGGAACTACAAATCCTGGGCTTCGTCCGCCCAGTAG
- a CDS encoding SMP-30/gluconolactonase/LRE family protein, which translates to MDDPFEIHEEEFRRCILMGPALEKLYTGTQFGEGPVWFGDHNTFIWSDIPGNRLLRYVDGQVSVFRSPSNHTNGNTRDRQGRLLSCEHSGRRVTRTEHDGSITVIADSYKGKRLNSPNDIVVKSDNSIWFTDPAYGIMNDWEGIKAPQEQPGNYVYRVDPHNGALTLVVEDCEFPNGLAFSPDEKILYVSDTGFTERQGGPHHIRAYDVVGEAKVARSRVFAEVNPGCSDGFRLDTEGYIWTSAGDGVHVFSPGGALLGRIKVPEYITNVTFGGPRRSRLFMTGPNSLWAIYVNRTGCLVG; encoded by the coding sequence ATGGACGATCCGTTCGAGATTCACGAAGAGGAGTTCCGCCGCTGCATCCTGATGGGGCCGGCGCTCGAGAAGCTCTACACCGGCACGCAATTCGGCGAAGGCCCGGTCTGGTTCGGCGATCACAACACGTTCATCTGGAGCGACATCCCCGGCAACCGGCTGCTGCGCTATGTCGACGGCCAGGTTTCGGTCTTCCGCAGCCCGAGCAACCACACCAACGGCAACACCCGCGACCGCCAGGGCCGGCTCCTGAGCTGCGAGCATAGCGGCCGGCGCGTCACCCGCACCGAGCATGACGGCTCGATCACCGTCATCGCGGACTCCTACAAGGGCAAGCGGCTCAACTCGCCCAACGACATCGTGGTGAAGTCCGACAACTCGATCTGGTTCACCGATCCCGCCTACGGGATCATGAACGACTGGGAAGGCATCAAGGCGCCGCAGGAGCAGCCGGGCAACTACGTCTATCGCGTCGATCCGCACAACGGCGCGCTCACGCTCGTGGTCGAGGATTGCGAGTTCCCGAACGGCCTCGCCTTCAGCCCCGACGAGAAGATCCTTTATGTCTCGGACACCGGCTTCACCGAGCGCCAGGGCGGGCCGCATCACATCCGCGCCTATGACGTGGTGGGCGAGGCCAAGGTCGCGCGCAGCCGCGTCTTCGCCGAGGTCAATCCCGGCTGCTCGGACGGATTCCGCCTCGATACCGAGGGCTATATCTGGACCAGCGCCGGCGACGGCGTGCATGTCTTCTCGCCCGGCGGCGCGCTGCTCGGCCGCATCAAGGTGCCGGAATACATCACCAACGTGACCTTCGGCGGTCCGCGCCGGAGCCGCCTCTTCATGACCGGCCCGAACTCGCTCTGGGCGATCTATGTCAACCGCACCGGCTGTCTCGTGGGCTGA
- a CDS encoding alpha-ketoacid dehydrogenase subunit alpha/beta, translating into MTLANASKPIKPEDADFAMAAWRRMLFIRAFEQRCLDLSTATPPVVAGSIHLCAGQEAIPTGAMAALQPQDPVVATYRGHGWALTGRLDPKEIFAEVCHRATGVNGGRAGSALITAPWAGFIGENSIVGAGGPIACGVALAAQARKTGAVVLVSFGDGATSQGALHESLVFAAAYDLPVIFLCENNGWSEMTASPDIIRTDRLAKRANGYGMVGVTIDGADPIAVRDTIAQAAERARSGAGPSFVECRVSRLWGHYNRDIEHYRPKPDRALAEANDPIALLAGRLQQSGIASETALAEARVEVGREMAAIEAEVLKAATPDPAAARTHVVAESEGPLPRAVASSGAGTEINYIGAVNEALRRILAEDASSLVYGEDVGKAGGIFGASRNLQREFGASRVFDTPIAEAAILGSAVGAAMSGMRPVVEIMWGDFLLVALDQIINQAANIRYVTQGRASVPMVIRTQQGATPGSCSQHSQSLEALLFHIPGIRLGLPATPQDAYDMLRVAAGSPDPVMLIEARALYQRKETVFLDKAPDPMGKARLAREGRDLAIVAWGTAVPEALDAAETLAAAGIDAAVLDLRWLSPLDEAAIADLAARCGRVLIVHEANRTGGVGAEIAARIAERHPTVRVRRLGAPDTRIPASPALQAALLPKADAIQAAARTLAAKAG; encoded by the coding sequence ATGACGCTGGCCAATGCCTCCAAACCCATCAAGCCGGAGGATGCGGACTTCGCCATGGCGGCCTGGCGGCGGATGCTCTTCATCCGCGCCTTCGAGCAGCGCTGCCTCGATCTCAGCACCGCCACGCCGCCGGTGGTGGCGGGCTCGATCCATCTCTGCGCCGGCCAGGAGGCGATCCCCACCGGCGCCATGGCGGCGCTCCAGCCGCAGGACCCCGTCGTCGCCACTTATCGCGGCCATGGCTGGGCGCTGACCGGCAGGCTCGATCCGAAGGAGATCTTCGCCGAGGTCTGCCATCGCGCGACGGGCGTCAATGGCGGCCGTGCCGGCTCGGCGCTGATCACGGCGCCCTGGGCCGGCTTCATCGGCGAGAATTCCATCGTCGGCGCCGGCGGCCCCATCGCCTGCGGGGTGGCGCTGGCGGCCCAGGCGCGCAAGACCGGCGCTGTCGTCCTCGTCTCCTTCGGCGACGGCGCCACCAGCCAGGGTGCGCTCCATGAGAGCCTGGTCTTCGCCGCCGCCTACGATCTGCCGGTGATCTTCCTCTGCGAGAACAATGGCTGGTCGGAGATGACGGCGAGCCCCGATATCATCAGGACCGACCGGCTGGCCAAGCGCGCCAACGGTTATGGCATGGTCGGCGTCACCATCGACGGCGCCGATCCGATCGCGGTGCGCGATACGATCGCGCAGGCCGCCGAACGCGCGCGCTCGGGCGCCGGCCCCAGCTTCGTCGAATGCCGCGTCTCCCGGCTCTGGGGCCATTACAATCGCGATATCGAGCATTACCGTCCCAAGCCCGACCGGGCCCTGGCGGAAGCCAACGACCCGATCGCGCTGCTGGCCGGGCGGCTGCAGCAATCGGGCATCGCCAGCGAGACGGCACTGGCCGAGGCCCGCGTCGAGGTCGGCCGCGAGATGGCGGCGATCGAGGCCGAGGTGCTGAAGGCGGCGACGCCCGATCCGGCCGCGGCACGGACGCATGTGGTCGCAGAATCCGAAGGACCCCTCCCGCGGGCGGTCGCTTCATCGGGAGCAGGCACGGAGATCAACTATATCGGTGCCGTGAACGAGGCCCTGCGCCGCATCCTGGCCGAGGACGCGTCCAGCCTCGTCTATGGCGAGGATGTCGGCAAGGCGGGCGGCATCTTCGGCGCCTCGCGCAATCTTCAGCGCGAGTTCGGCGCGTCCCGCGTCTTCGACACGCCGATCGCCGAGGCGGCGATCCTGGGCTCGGCGGTGGGCGCCGCCATGAGCGGGATGCGGCCGGTCGTCGAGATCATGTGGGGCGATTTCCTGCTGGTGGCGCTCGACCAGATCATCAACCAGGCCGCCAATATCCGCTACGTCACCCAGGGTCGCGCCAGCGTGCCGATGGTGATCCGCACCCAGCAGGGCGCCACGCCCGGCTCCTGCTCGCAGCATTCGCAATCGCTGGAAGCGCTGCTGTTCCATATCCCGGGCATCCGCCTCGGCCTGCCGGCCACGCCGCAGGATGCTTACGACATGCTGCGGGTCGCGGCGGGCTCGCCCGACCCGGTGATGCTGATCGAGGCCCGAGCCCTCTATCAGCGCAAGGAGACGGTCTTCCTCGACAAGGCACCCGACCCCATGGGCAAGGCGCGGCTGGCGCGCGAGGGGCGGGATCTCGCGATCGTCGCCTGGGGCACCGCGGTGCCGGAGGCGCTGGATGCGGCCGAGACGCTCGCGGCCGCCGGGATCGACGCCGCCGTGCTCGATCTGCGCTGGCTCTCGCCGCTGGACGAGGCGGCGATCGCCGATCTGGCGGCGCGTTGTGGCCGGGTGCTGATCGTTCACGAGGCCAACCGCACCGGCGGCGTCGGCGCCGAGATCGCGGCGCGGATCGCGGAACGTCATCCCACGGTCAGGGTGCGCCGGCTGGGCGCGCCCGATACCCGCATCCCGGCGTCGCCGGCACTGCAGGCGGCGCTGCTGCCGAAGGCCGATGCGATCCAGGCGGCGGCAAGGACGCTCGCGGCGAAAGCGGGATAA